Within Kutzneria chonburiensis, the genomic segment GCTGGGCGCGCGGGAGCCGCTGATCTACGGCTCGACCACGCACGCCGACCTGGTCGAGCTGTGCGTGGCCGCGGGCAAGGAGTACGGCCTGGACGTCGAGGTGCGGCAGACCGATTCCGAGGGCGAGATGATCGGCTGGCTGCACGAGGCCGCCGACGCCGAGATCCCGGTGGTGCTCAACGGGGCGGCGTGGACGCACTACTCGATCGCCATCCGGGACGCCTGCTCGCAGCTGACCTCGAAGCTGGTCGAGGTGCACATCAGCAACATCCACAAGCGCGAGGAGTTCCGCCACCACAGCGTGATCTCCGCGGTGGCCGACGGCGTGATCGCCGGACTCGGCGTGGACGGCTACAAGCTGGCCCTGCGCTGGGTGGCTGACCACAGGTAACCCACACGGGTGACCGGATTCCCTACACTGGCCGGGATTCGCCGTCACTCGATCGTGGAGGAAGCGCCGGCATGCCGAGACCCATCAGGGCCACTTTCGGCTGCCTGACGCTGGCCGTCGTGCTCACGGCGTGCGGCAGTGCCGAGGGCATCACCACGCCGTCCACGACCGGGCCGACAGCCGTGCAGAAGCGGGCGGACCAGCCGCCGGCCGACGCGGCCGAGGCGCCGTTACGCACCGATCGGCCCAGGCCGCCGGCCGGCACGCTGGTGTCCGGCGGCCCGGAGGCGCCGTACAACTACGCGCCGACCGCGATGTTCGACGGCGGCCGGTACCGGATCTGGTGGTGCAGTCAGCTGCCGGACGTCGGGGTGCCCGGCGACGACGTGCTGACCTCCTCCGCCGACAGTCTGACCACGGCGTTTCCCTGGGGAACCGCCGTGCTGCACGGTTCCGGCACCGGATTCGACGGCGAGCACACCTGCGACCCGTCGGTCATCAAGATCAACGGTGTCTACTACATGTACTACACCGGCGCGGCGAGCGACGGGGACGACCTGGTCAACTCCATCGGTCTGGCCGTCAGCGGCGACGGCGTGCACTGGCAGCGCCGGCCCGACCCGATCGTGTCGCCGTCGATGGACAAGCTGCGGCCCAACAAATACGGCGTCGGCCAGCCGTCCGTGCTGCATCTCGACGGCTGGTTCTACCTGATGTTCACCGACACCACCGGCCTCGCCGCCAATACCGCCGGGGCCGCGCAGTTCGTGCTCCGCTCGCCCGACCCGACCTTCGCCGCGTCCGTGCAAGCGTTGACCCCCAACGGTTTTCGGGACGTTCCCGGCACGAAGGCCCAGCGTTCGCTATCCGTGGCCAATGCCTTCAGTGCCGACTGGATGTGGGTCGACGCGTTGAACGCCTTCGCCATCGCCCACGAGGTCGATGGCAAGGGCACGGTGATCTCGTTCTGGGACAAGGACTTCACCACGCACCCGTACCAGGACGTGGCGCTCGGCGGGGCGTGGAAGGAAGGTCCCGGGCTCGTTCGCCGGGCCGATGGGCATGCACCCGCGTCGGCCGAGGATCCGTGCGGGCGAGTGCCGCTCGACGTCGTACGGGCCACCGGCGACGCCGGTCATGGGCCCACCGACCTGCGCCTGTTCGGCATCGACATCACCAATGCCGACGGCTGCAAAACCCTGGCCACCGCCGAGGGTGTGGCCATGCCGTCGCCCGACCGCATGATCGTCATGGTGTTCGGCGACCGGCTGGTCAAGATCGAACGGCGGTCGGTGTCGGCCCAGATCGCCGTGAAGGTCCTGGACAAGCCGGTGCCAGGGCTCGACTCGCTGCCCGTCGTGGCGTTGATCAAGGCCGGCACGCCGGCCGTGCACGCCCCGAACCGGCCCTACGCGTTCCTGTTGGACGGCAAGCTCTGGCCCGTCGGTGCGGACGCGGTGCAGGCCAACTCCTCGCCGGTCACCGAGACGACGGACGAGGATTGGGACGCGCGGCCCAAGGGCGGCGACCTCTCGGCATTCCGGGGGAATTAGCGAGGGGGCGGCCCGCGATCGCGGGGACTGCGCCGGGCGACTGTGGTGGGGTGCGGGTGGTGGGTCGGCGTGCGGCGGGCGACTGTGGTGGGGTGCGGGTGGTGGGTCGGCGTGCGGCGGGCGACTGTGGCGGGGCGCGGGTGGTGGGTCGGCGTGCGGCGGGCGACTGTGGCGGGGCGCGGGTGGTGGGTCGGCGTGCGGCGGGCGACTGTGGCGGGGCGCGGGTGGTGGGTCGGCGTGCGGCGGGCGACTGCGGTGGGCGCGGGCGGTGGGTCGGCGTGTCGTGGGGGCTGGGCGTTGGTGTGGCGGCGGTCAGCTGCGTTCTTGGTGAGGTTGGGCTAGGCCGGGACGGTGGGCAGCTGTTTTCTCGGCGGGGGCGTGGTGGATCGGGGTGGGCGTTGGGTTGGTGTGCCGTGGGGCTAGGCGTTGGTTGGGGCGGCGGGCCGGGCCATCTTGCCGAACAGCAGGCCAACTGCCGCCGGGACCAGCACCAGCAGCGCGATGAACGCGGCCCCGCCGGTGATCGCCACGGGCAGCGCCTCCGCGCCGGTGTCGTCGACGAACACGCCCTGGCCGATGACGCCGAGCACACCGCCGACGGGGCCGGCGACCAGGGACGCCTTGAACCAGGCCAGGCCCCGGCCCTCGAGGCCGCGCCAACCGTCGATGCCGCCCCACACCACGGCGACGGCGACCAACACGCTCAGCGCGGTCGGCCGTAGCCAGCCGACGGCGGTGGGATCGCCGGCGCGCACCCACGCCTGGGCGGTCTGCACCGCGGCGTGCACCACCGCCAACACCAACCCGCGCACCAGCCACACCTTCATAGGCCCAGGGTAAACCCGCGGCTGATTCCGGCTGGGTTGTGCCCCTTGTGGGTGGTGGGTGGCGTTTGGTGGGTGAGTGGGTGGGTGGCCGCGCCGCGCGGTTGGCGTTTGGGGGGATTTATTCGGTGTGGTCGCGTGGATTTGGTGTGGAGCCTCTGCGCGATGGCCCAAGGGCTAAAAGCGGGCAGGACGAGCCTGCCCTTGGCCTGTCAATTGTACGCCATCGCGCCCCTCCACACAAAATCCACGCGACTGGTACGAGTTGCCGTGTTGTGGTGTGGCGGGAGGAAATAAAAGCCTTTCTGCTCGGCGGGATTCACCCGTTAGGGATTCGTGTTCGATCTTGTGTTCGAGTATTCTCAGAAGTATGGAACTCACCTGCGAGATTGAGAACATGGAACCCATCGGGGCCATGTTCGATCTGATCGTCGGTGCGGATCCGGCGAGCCTGACCCAAGAAGACTTGGTCAATTTTGTGGGGGTGGCCCGGAAGGTGCGGGCCGTGTGTGAATGGGCCGAACATGAGGCCCTCAACCACATCGACGACCTCACCGAATTGGCAATGGCCACGAAGGTCTCGGAGCCGGCCCTGGCCCGCTCGCAAGAGATCGCCGCCGCCCTGGAGACTCACCCTGCGCTGGCGGAGCGGTTCCGCCGGGGAGAGATCGACCTCGCCCGGTTCGCGGCGGTCCACGAACGGACCCGCCACCTCTCGGACCCGGCCCAGGTCGCCGAAGTGGACCAGGCCCTGGCTGAGGAGGCCGCTGGTATGACCCGGACGCAGGTGTGCCGCAAGGCCACCGCGCTGGTCGCGAAGGCCGATCCGGATGGTTATGAGCAGCGCTGCCACAAGGCCAAAGACGACCGGCAGGTCGGGCTCTCGGCCTTGCCCGACGGCATGGCCAAACTGGTGTGGATCCTCCCCGCCGCTGAGGCCCACCAGCTGTTCCAGCAGATCTGCGCCGACGCCAAGTCCCTACCGAAGGACGAGCGCACCACCGACCAGAAACGCTCCGATGTGCTCTGGGACCGTCTGCGGGGCAAGCACACCACCTGGAACGTCCGCACCTTCGTGACCATCTCCATGGAGACCCTGCTCGGGTTGACCAACGACCCCGGCCAGCTCGCCGGCTACGGCCCGATCGCGGCCGAGGCGGCCCGCGAGCTGGCCATGCACGGCCCATTCCGAGGGCTCCTGCTGGATGAGTACCAGCAGATCTCCGCGATCAGCACCGACACCTACCGGCCCACGGCGCTGATGAAGGAGACGTCCGTTGCTCGGGCCGGCGGGACCTGCACTGCCCCCGGCTGCACCCTGCCCATCCAGGAACACGACCACATCACCCCCTGGCCAGCGGGCCCCACCCAAGCGACCAACCTGCAAGGGCTCTGCACCTGGCACCACCACCGCAAACACGACAACTACACAGTGACCCAGGATTCAGACGGCACCACCCACTGGATCACCCCGGCCGGCCGCCATCACATCACCCGCCCCCTGCGACACTAACCGGGGAACGGGCACCGGGAAAAGGACTTCCCGCAGCCACCACAAAAAGGGCGCACAGCGGGAGCAAAACCCAGCCACCGCCATTCCTTCACACCCCGATCGCCAACTCCCGAATTGGGTCGATTTTGTGTGGAGGGGCGCGATGGCGTACAATTGACAGGCCAAGGGTAGGTTTGTCCTGCCCGCTTTTAGCCCTTGGGCCATCGCGCAGAGGCTCCACACCAAATCGACCCATAACCCGAAGAACCCCGGGAAACTACGCAGCACGCGCGCAAAACCCAACCACCGCACAAACACAACCACCGCACAAACACCCCCAACCCTCCCGCACGTAATACCCTGTTCGGCATGGCTGAGGTGCACGGCAGGAGACGGAACGCGCTGCGACGGCTGCTCGACGACCGCAGTCTGGATGCGCTACTCGTGACCAATCTGCTCAACGTGCGGTACCTCACGGGCTTCACCGGCTCCAACGCGGCGCTGCTCGTGACGAGGGACAACGCCATCTTCTGCACCGACGGCCGGTACGAGACCTCAGCCCAGTCCCAGGTCCCCGACCTGCAACGCGTGATCGAACGGGACTGCGCCTTGGCGCTGGCCGCCCGCGCCAAGGGCCGCACCGGCTTCGAGAGCGATCACGTCACCGTCGACGGTCTCCAAGCCCTCACCGAAGCCGCCACCGCAGGGCTGCACGCAGAGCTGCACAAAGCCCCAGGCCTCACCGCCGAGCTGCGGATCGTCAAGGACGAGACGGAGATCGAGGCGCTGCGGATGGCCTGCGCGGCGGCCGACCGGGCCCTGGCGGCG encodes:
- the aroQ gene encoding type II 3-dehydroquinate dehydratase, coding for MSRVFVLNGPNLGRLGAREPLIYGSTTHADLVELCVAAGKEYGLDVEVRQTDSEGEMIGWLHEAADAEIPVVLNGAAWTHYSIAIRDACSQLTSKLVEVHISNIHKREEFRHHSVISAVADGVIAGLGVDGYKLALRWVADHR
- a CDS encoding beta-xylosidase, with amino-acid sequence MPRPIRATFGCLTLAVVLTACGSAEGITTPSTTGPTAVQKRADQPPADAAEAPLRTDRPRPPAGTLVSGGPEAPYNYAPTAMFDGGRYRIWWCSQLPDVGVPGDDVLTSSADSLTTAFPWGTAVLHGSGTGFDGEHTCDPSVIKINGVYYMYYTGAASDGDDLVNSIGLAVSGDGVHWQRRPDPIVSPSMDKLRPNKYGVGQPSVLHLDGWFYLMFTDTTGLAANTAGAAQFVLRSPDPTFAASVQALTPNGFRDVPGTKAQRSLSVANAFSADWMWVDALNAFAIAHEVDGKGTVISFWDKDFTTHPYQDVALGGAWKEGPGLVRRADGHAPASAEDPCGRVPLDVVRATGDAGHGPTDLRLFGIDITNADGCKTLATAEGVAMPSPDRMIVMVFGDRLVKIERRSVSAQIAVKVLDKPVPGLDSLPVVALIKAGTPAVHAPNRPYAFLLDGKLWPVGADAVQANSSPVTETTDEDWDARPKGGDLSAFRGN
- a CDS encoding B-4DMT family transporter, whose amino-acid sequence is MKVWLVRGLVLAVVHAAVQTAQAWVRAGDPTAVGWLRPTALSVLVAVAVVWGGIDGWRGLEGRGLAWFKASLVAGPVGGVLGVIGQGVFVDDTGAEALPVAITGGAAFIALLVLVPAAVGLLFGKMARPAAPTNA
- a CDS encoding HNH endonuclease signature motif containing protein, translating into MELTCEIENMEPIGAMFDLIVGADPASLTQEDLVNFVGVARKVRAVCEWAEHEALNHIDDLTELAMATKVSEPALARSQEIAAALETHPALAERFRRGEIDLARFAAVHERTRHLSDPAQVAEVDQALAEEAAGMTRTQVCRKATALVAKADPDGYEQRCHKAKDDRQVGLSALPDGMAKLVWILPAAEAHQLFQQICADAKSLPKDERTTDQKRSDVLWDRLRGKHTTWNVRTFVTISMETLLGLTNDPGQLAGYGPIAAEAARELAMHGPFRGLLLDEYQQISAISTDTYRPTALMKETSVARAGGTCTAPGCTLPIQEHDHITPWPAGPTQATNLQGLCTWHHHRKHDNYTVTQDSDGTTHWITPAGRHHITRPLRH